The following DNA comes from Bacteroidales bacterium.
GCTGTCAACATCACAAACAGCCAGTAATCGGCCGGGATAATCGATATGATTTCTTCCCATACCACCGACGCCTATGATGGCCTTGGTCAGCTCATCACTCGGAGCGGTGTAACCCCGGCCTCCCAAAACATGCCTGGGAACAAACATGATACCTGCAAGGGAAGCCGCTGAAGTTTTAAGAAATTCACGACGGTTGAGTTGCTTTTTTTTCATAACTCTTAGCTTTATAAATATATACCTTAATGATTCAGGAAAAGAATAATCTTCAGTATCAAAAGTCCTAACCCGAATTATTCTAGAATAATTCTGACGCTATTGAAAAACCTGGCTTTTTGTTTCAATAAATCTCGCAAAAAAGCCGGTTTTTCTAATGCGGGGTTGCCTGCATCCCTCCCGCAAACCATCCCACATTCAAAAACTTTCCCGCTTACCAGCGGGATTCGTTTTTGAATAATGCAGGCTAAAGATAATTTTTTTTAATGCAATTTCAAAAAGAAATCTATAGAAGGATGAAGCGGGAACGAATGGTTAACATAGCAAATGAAACTTAAATCCAACTTAATGATCAGGTGATAAAGACGAAATCATTTCCATATCTTTAAGATTGTTCTGATCATTTTCCTTAATATTGTTTCCCAAAAATTCGGTTTTCTCAATTTTGAAATTTCATGTGGTACACTCCCAGGCGAAAGGTGAGTAATGTAACGGGATTGCAGGTGTTCAACACCCTGCGGTTTGTCACTTTTCTGGTCATCGCGATTGTTTTTACTAAAATCGGCCTGTCCAAAGAACAGATCGGACTCTTTGAGATTTCGGTCTTCATTGTAAGCATTACCAATTTCTTTTGGGTAACCGGCATTATCCAGGCCTTTCTTCCTCTATATAAAGGAAGCAGATCATACGGAGATCTTGCCAATGAAGATAAGCGAAAATCACCGGAAATATTCAATACATACCTGGTACTGGTAGCTTTCAGTCTTTTTGTGTTTACAGTTGGAAAAATTCTCCAGGAGCACTTCTCTGTATTTGGATACAGGGGTGAAGTACCTCTGCTGAATGTAACCCTTTGGTATCTGCTGTTGAGCAGCCCTGCCAATCTGGTGGAATACATCTATGTGGTCAGGAACAAATCGGGTAATACATTAAGTTATGCCTATATTACCTATACCATTCAGCTTATAGCCGCCATCCTGCCGCCAATACTGGGGTATGGTGTGATCTGGTCGCTCAGGGGCCTGGTTTTTGTATCAATTATCCGGAACATCTGGCTGATTACCCTGCTTTATAATTATGCCAAAATTAAAATATCGGTTCCATATATCAGGGAGCTGCTCGTCATAGCCACTCCTTTGCTTTTCAGCACACTGATAAGCGGGTCGGCACAGTATATTGACGGAGTGGTGGTCTCGGTTCATTTCTCGGCCGATAAATTCGCTGTTTTTCGATTTGGCGCCAAGGAGCTGCCTTTTGTGATCATGCTGGCAGCCGGTCTCAGCAATGCCATGCTGACCGAATTCAGCTCCAAGGAGAACATAAAGGATACCCTTTACATGATCAAGAGAAAATCGCTTCGGATCATGCATGCAATGTATCCCTTATCCATTGGGCTGGTAATATTTGCCGATCCCTTGTACAAACTGATGTTCAGCCCTGAATTTTCCCGCAGTGCCGATATATTTATTGTTTACCTGCTGACGATTATCAGCCGGATGCTTTTCCCCCATACCATATTAATGGGGCTGAAGAAAAACCGGCCGGTATTGATTGTTGCCATAATAGAAGTGGTCATCAACATATCTCTAAGTCTCTGGCTGGTCACTCATTACGGTGCGGTTGGGGTAGCCCTGGGAACCATTATTGCCTATTTCATAGCCAAAATTACACTGATTATTTACAATTATGTACGGATGAACATATCGCCGATGGAATACATACCGGTCAAGTGGTATGTAGGCTATAGCATACTTTTGGGAGCCGTATTCCTCTTGTTTGACCGGGGGATTGTTACAACTTGGGGGTAGATGGATGTAGAAAGCAGCAAATTACAAAAGGGGCTGTATCAAAATGTTCATTAAGTGGCTGAGAAGGCCATATTTGATTTTGTTCTCGTATACCTAACCGAATAGAATCAGGAAATTTTGATTTTTGATACAGCCCCCTGAAAGAATCTAATAGAGAGACATTCAATCCACGGATGTATCCAGGGGCTAATCTTATAAACATAAAAGATGTTATGGATCCAAACACAGATAAATTCCGGAGCTACTCATATAAATAAATCTACCGGGAATTATGAGTTTAGCCTTCGGATTCATCCGGAAGAACAGAAAACACAAGATAATTAATAATTACAGACTGCTTTCAGCAGACTTCAATTTCAGTCCTATGTTTTTCATTCTGTCAAAAATATTGAATTTTTTGCTCCACCCCTTACTGTGGGTTTTTGTACCCATGGTACTTGCTTTGTTTTGGAAGAAAAACAAGCTGCGCCGTATTTTCCTTGTCCTGGCAACGGCCTGCCTTTTGATTATGGGTAATGAACCAATTGCCGACTTTTTCACCGATAGATGGGAATATCCGGCTGTTCATCCAGCATCTG
Coding sequences within:
- a CDS encoding polysaccharide biosynthesis C-terminal domain-containing protein; translated protein: MSNVTGLQVFNTLRFVTFLVIAIVFTKIGLSKEQIGLFEISVFIVSITNFFWVTGIIQAFLPLYKGSRSYGDLANEDKRKSPEIFNTYLVLVAFSLFVFTVGKILQEHFSVFGYRGEVPLLNVTLWYLLLSSPANLVEYIYVVRNKSGNTLSYAYITYTIQLIAAILPPILGYGVIWSLRGLVFVSIIRNIWLITLLYNYAKIKISVPYIRELLVIATPLLFSTLISGSAQYIDGVVVSVHFSADKFAVFRFGAKELPFVIMLAAGLSNAMLTEFSSKENIKDTLYMIKRKSLRIMHAMYPLSIGLVIFADPLYKLMFSPEFSRSADIFIVYLLTIISRMLFPHTILMGLKKNRPVLIVAIIEVVINISLSLWLVTHYGAVGVALGTIIAYFIAKITLIIYNYVRMNISPMEYIPVKWYVGYSILLGAVFLLFDRGIVTTWG